From the genome of Roseinatronobacter sp. S2:
GCCGACTGGGCCGATGATATTCTTGATCGTATGGCGCCAAAAGCAATCATCGCGATTGAACGCCTTGGTCCAAACGAAAGCGGCATCGTGCATTACTCAACAGGTGTCGCGCCGGGCAATTGTGTCAACCTGTCACCGCTATTTGACAAGGCGGCAGAACGGGGGGTTCTGTCAATCGGGATCGGCGATAACGGCAACGAAATCGGTTTTGGGCGGATTCACAGCTTTATGCAGGATTTCCACCCCTATGGCCGCGAGACACAGACAGACAAACCCGGCGGTGCAATCACAGTCACCCCGACGGACATCTTTCTACCGGCATCTGTTTCCAATTGGGGCGCCTATGGAATTGCGGCGATGCTCGGGGTGCTGCTTCAGGACCGAGAGCTGGTGCAAACACCTCAACTGGAGGAACGCATCTTAAGAGCATGCCTTGATGCGGGTGGCTGGGAGATGCGCTACTGCACCTCGCGCTTCATTGTCGATGGCACTGAGGGTGAAAGTTCGATGGCTATCGTGCAATTGCTGCGCGATCTTGTGCGGCTCAATATCGCGGCGCCGGATCGGGGCCTCTCTCACGGAAAGATGAAATCCGCCTGATATCCGCGGTTTTCGACAGGGTGGTCGCGGGCGATCACCTTCTCCCATCAAGAATAGGACAGAGCATGCCTGATGTTGCAGGAGAGTACATTGACCGGCTGGTGACGGTTGAAATGCGTAACCGCGCCATGAATCACAACGTCATTGGCCAGATATACGACGTCGCCCGGCAGGAGGGGGGCGGGCGCCCCATCACAACAAGAGCCGCGCAAGCCCTCATTGACAATGTCGGGCCGGGAGACGTCGTTTTCATTGTGACTGGTGCGGGTTATGCACCCGAAAGCCCCAATGGCGAAAGCGATGGCCCACCGGGGGCGGCCGCGTTGGCCCGAACCTTATACTGGGGTCTAAACGCCGTGCCAGTGTATCTTGTTGAAGAAAATCACGCCCCGCCAGTGGTGGCATCAAGTCATGCGGCCGGTCTGATGGTGCGCGATTTTGAATTGGCCAAGACCCGGAAGATGGGTGCAGCACTTCTCAGCCCGCCTGTGGATGGTCAGGGAATGGATGTGTGGATCAGGAATGTTTTCGAACAGTATAACCCAAAGGCCGTAATCTCAATCGAGCGTCTTGGGGCCAATGAAGACGGTATCGTTCATGGTTCTACAGGGATGCGCAAACCGGCGGTGGATCTGGGCGGTATCTTTGACGAAGCGATGACGCGCTCGCTATTGACAATCGGCATTGGGGATAACGGCAACGAGATCGGCTTTGGTCGTATCTTTGAGTTCATGAAGGATTTCCATCCCTACGGTCGTGAGTGCCAGTATCCAGATGGTAAAGGCGTGATCTCGGCGACAAAAACCGACATTTTGCTTCCAGCGTCGATTTCCAACTGGGGTGCCTATGGTCTTTGCGCGATGCTCGCGGTGATGCTTAGGAACCAGGACCTTTTGCACACACCTGAAGCTGAACGAAAAATACTCGAAGCATGTCTGCACGCCGGCGGATGGGAGCTTCGCTACTGCACGTCCCGATTTATCGTTGATGGCACAGAGGGTGAATCCTCCATGGCGGTCATTCAACTTTTACGAGATCTGGTGCGACTGAATATTGCGACACCGGATCGCGGCCTTTCCCATGGAAAAATGAAGTAACAGGAGAGAAGAATGTCAAAGAAACTTTTAGGCGGTATCGGAATCGCTGCGATCACACTGATGGGTTCGATGGCCTTTGCTCAAGACTACCCAACCCAGACAGTCCGGTTAATTGTGCCGTATGCCCCCGGGGGACAAGGGGACATTACTGCACGGCTTCTGGCCGACCGTCTGACGCCACGCCTTGGACAGACAGTAATTGTCGAGAACCGTCCTGGGGCGAACGGTGTGCTGGGCACGGATGTTGT
Proteins encoded in this window:
- a CDS encoding glutamate cyclase domain-containing protein, with the protein product MSDIAGEYIDRLITVEMRNRGMNHGIISQIYNEARREGGGRPITARAAQALVEHVGEGDVVLIVTGAGYAPEVPNGESDGPPGAASIARALYWGLKAVPVYISEVCHAPPVVASSNAAGVMIRDYGLAKSRRMGGAIVTAPEAQSDIADWADDILDRMAPKAIIAIERLGPNESGIVHYSTGVAPGNCVNLSPLFDKAAERGVLSIGIGDNGNEIGFGRIHSFMQDFHPYGRETQTDKPGGAITVTPTDIFLPASVSNWGAYGIAAMLGVLLQDRELVQTPQLEERILRACLDAGGWEMRYCTSRFIVDGTEGESSMAIVQLLRDLVRLNIAAPDRGLSHGKMKSA
- a CDS encoding glutamate cyclase domain-containing protein; this encodes MPDVAGEYIDRLVTVEMRNRAMNHNVIGQIYDVARQEGGGRPITTRAAQALIDNVGPGDVVFIVTGAGYAPESPNGESDGPPGAAALARTLYWGLNAVPVYLVEENHAPPVVASSHAAGLMVRDFELAKTRKMGAALLSPPVDGQGMDVWIRNVFEQYNPKAVISIERLGANEDGIVHGSTGMRKPAVDLGGIFDEAMTRSLLTIGIGDNGNEIGFGRIFEFMKDFHPYGRECQYPDGKGVISATKTDILLPASISNWGAYGLCAMLAVMLRNQDLLHTPEAERKILEACLHAGGWELRYCTSRFIVDGTEGESSMAVIQLLRDLVRLNIATPDRGLSHGKMK